A stretch of the Vitis vinifera cultivar Pinot Noir 40024 chromosome 16, ASM3070453v1 genome encodes the following:
- the LOC100262691 gene encoding WD repeat-containing protein RUP2, whose protein sequence is MKNFSTQFNPQSPEVENPNIQEEKAEQHIEEERARCDWEFNLSTVVTSSSTGASTDTIGVIEFDPSDNLVATGGIARKIRVYSVKSLLPGENHSHGEHNVKLLQHNNACDYYIWTPAKLSSLRWKPGSSGRVLGSGDYDGVVTEYDLDRKIPIFERDEHGGRRIWSVDYSHWNPFVGASGSDDGTIQMWDPRCEGTTNVAKVRPSAGGGAVCCVEFNPFGGPLVAVGCADRRAYGYDVRKMVDPVLIFDGHQKPVTYVRFLDEHMMVTSGTDGCLRLWSMHDARMIRVYMGHMNTRNFVGLSVWRTGGLLGCGSENNHVFVYDKRWSEPIWVHEFGGGSRDGCDPKFVSSVCWRQVGKDVCTLVAGGSDGSLQVILGKRRAF, encoded by the coding sequence ATGAAAAACTTCTCAACGCAATTCAATCCTCAAAGCCCAGAAGTAGAAAACCCAAACATACAAGAAGAAAAGGCAGAACAACacatagaagaagaaagagCTAGGTGCGACTGGGAATTCAATCTCTCCACTGTTGTTACCTCGAGCTCCACCGGAGCCAGCACTGACACCATCGGCGTCATAGAGTTCGACCCCTCTGATAACCTCGTGGCCACTGGAGGAATCGCTCGGAAAATTAGAGTTTATAGTGTAAAATCCTTGTTGCCCGGCGAAAATCATAGCCATGGTGAGCACAACGTTAAATTGTTACAACACAATAATGCATGTGACTACTATATATGGACCCCGGCTAAGCTCAGTAGCCTAAGGTGGAAACCGGGCTCCTCCGGCCGAGTACTCGGCTCCGGCGACTACGATGGGGTGGTCACCGAGTACGACCTCGACCGGAAAATCCCCATTTTCGAGCGAGACGAGCACGGTGGACGTCGAATATGGAGCGTGGACTACTCACATTGGAATCCGTTTGTGGGTGCGTCGGGGTCTGACGATGGCACCATACAAATGTGGGATCCACGTTGCGAAGGAACAACGAATGTAGCGAAAGTACGACCCAGTGCGGGCGGGGGCGCCGTGTGTTGTGTGGAGTTCAACCCCTTCGGCGGTCCATTGGTCGCCGTCGGGTGTGCGGACCGAAGAGCCTACGGCTATGACGTGAGGAAGATGGTCGACCCGGTACTAATATTCGACGGACACCAAAAACCGGTGACCTACGTGCGGTTCCTGGATGAGCATATGATGGTAACGTCAGGGACGGATGGGTGCTTGAGGCTTTGGAGTATGCATGATGCCCGAATGATTCGGGTGTACATGGGGCATATGAATACTCGGAACTTTGTTGGGTTGTCAGTATGGAGGACAGGCGGGTTACTGGGATGCGGGTCGGAAAATAACCATGTATTCGTGTATGACAAGAGGTGGAGTGAGCCCATATGGGTGCATGAATTCGGGGGAGGGAGTAGAGATGGGTGTGACCCGAAATTTGTGAGCAGCGTGTGTTGGAGGCAAGTGGGTAAGGATGTGTGCACCCTTGTGGCTGGTGGGTCGGATGGGAGTCTGCAGGTGATTTTGGGGAAGAGGAGGGCATTTTGA
- the LOC100257557 gene encoding WD repeat-containing protein RUP2: MKNFSTRFNPQGSEVENPNIQEEKREQHIEEERARRDWEFSLSTVVSSSSDGASTDTIGIIEFDPSDNLVVTGGIARKIRVYSIKSFLSDENHSHGERKVTWLQHNDACDYYVCTPAKLSSLRWKPGSAGRVLGSGDYDGVVTEYDLDQKIPIFERDEHGGRRIWSVDYSHWDPFVGASGSDDGTMQMWDPRCEGIKNVAKVRPSGGGSAVCCVEFNPFGGPLIAVGCADRRAYGYDVRKMVDPVLIFDGHQKTVTYVRFLDQHTMVTSGTDGCLRLWSMHDARMIRVYMGHMNTRSFVGLSVWRTGGLLGCGSENNHVFVYDKRWGEPIWVHEFGVGSRDGRDPNFVSSVCWRQVGGEDGCTLVAGGSDGILEVIVGKKKAF, translated from the coding sequence ATGAAAAACTTCTCAACGCGATTCAATCCTCAAGGCTCAGAAGTGGAGAACCCAAACATacaagaagaaaagagagagcAACACATCGAAGAAGAAAGAGCTAGACGCGACTGGGAATTCAGTCTCTCCACTGTTGTTTCTTCGAGCTCTGACGGAGCCAGCACCGACACCATCGGCATCATAGAGTTCGACCCCTCTGATAACCTCGTGGTCACCGGAGGAATCGCTAGGAAAATTAGGGTTTATAGTATAAAATCCTTCTTGTCCGACGAAAATCATAGCCATGGTGAGCGCAAAGTTACATGGTTACAACATAATGATGCATGTGACTACTATGTATGTACCCCAGCCAAGCTCAGTAGCCTAAGGTGGAAACCTGGCTCCGCCGGCCGAGTACTAGGCTCTGGTGACTACGATGGGGTGGTCACCGAGTACGATCTCGACCAAAAAATCCCCATTTTCGAACGTGACGAGCACGGTGGACGCAGAATCTGGAGCGTGGACTACTCACATTGGGATCCGTTTGTTGGCGCGTCGGGCTCTGACGACGGCACCATGCAAATGTGGGATCCACGTTGCGAGGGTATAAAGAATGTGGCCAAAGTACGACCCAGCGGGGGTGGTAGCGCGGTGTGTTGTGTGGAGTTCAACCCCTTCGGTGGTCCATTGATCGCTGTCGGGTGTGCGGACCGAAGAGCCTATGGCTATGACGTGAGGAAGATGGTCGACCCGGTACTAATATTTGACGGGCACCAAAAGACCGTGACCTACGTGCGGTTTCTGGATCAGCATACGATGGTGACATCAGGGACGGATGGCTGCTTAAGGCTTTGGAGTATGCATGACGCCCGAATGATTCGGGTGTACATGGGGCATATGAACACTCGGAGCTTTGTGGGGTTGTCAGTGTGGAGAACAGGCGGGTTACTGGGATGCGGGTCGGAAAATAACCATGTATTTGTGTACGACAAGAGGTGGGGTGAGCCCATATGGGTGCATGAATTTGGGGTCGGGAGTCGAGATGGGCGTGACCCGAATTTTGTGAGCAGTGTGTGTTGGAGGCAAGTGGGCGGTGAGGATGGGTGCACCCTTGTGGCTGGTGGGTCGGATGGGATTTTGGAGGTGATTGTGGGGAAGAAAAAAGCATTTTGA